Proteins found in one Pyrus communis chromosome 15, drPyrComm1.1, whole genome shotgun sequence genomic segment:
- the LOC137717811 gene encoding cytochrome P450 98A2-like, with product MALSGLLLPISSIIIFIFLAYKLYQRLRFKLPPGPPPWPVVGNLYQIKPVRFRCYAEWAEKYGPIFSVWIGSTLNVVVSNTELAKEVLKENDQKLADRHRNRSTAKFSRDGQDLIWADYGPHYVKVRKVCTLELFSAKRLEDLRPIREDEVTAMVESIFNHCTKPENHGKSLAVKKYLGNVAFNNITRLAFGKRFISSDEITDEQGKRFRALIANGVKIGGSLSVAEHISWLRWACPFDEEAFARHGANRDKLTKEIMDEHALARSKGGVAKSHFVDALFTLKDKYDLSMDTIIGLLWDMMTAGTDTTSISVEWAMAELIKNPRVQQKAQEELDRVIGHERVMTENDFSNLPYLQCVAKEALRLHPPTPLMLPHHANANVKIGGYDIPKGSNVHVNVWAIARDPAVWKNPNEFRPERFLEEDVDMKGHDFRLLPFGAGRRVCPGAQLGINLVTSMLGHLLHHFSWAPPEGVKPEEIDLSENPGMVTYMATPVQVVSTPRLSSHLYKRVAANM from the exons ATGGCTCTTTCTGGACTACTTCTCCCCATTTCatcaatcatcatcttcatcttccttgCATACAAGCTCTACCAACGGCTCAGATTCAAGCTCCCACCCGGTCCACCTCCATGGCCCGTCGTCGGAAACCTCTACCAGATAAAGCCGGTGAGGTTCCGCTGCTACGCCGAGTGGGCAGAGAAATACGGGCCCATTTTCTCAGTGTGGATTGGATCCACACTGAACGTCGTAGTGAGCAACACAGAGCTTGCAAAGGAAGTGCTCAAGGAGAATGACCAGAAACTGGCTGACAGGCACAGGAACAGATCAACGGCAAAGTTTAGCAGGGACGGTCAGGATCTTATCTGGGCAGACTATGGGCCCCACTACGTGAAGGTGAGGAAGGTGTGCACTCTTGAGCTTTTCTCTGCAAAGAGGCTTGAGGATCTCAGACCCATTAGAGAAGATGAAGTCACTGCTATGGTCGAGTCCATCTTCAACCACTGCACCAAACCTG AAAACCATGGGAAAAGTTTGGCAGTGAAGAAGTATTTGGGAAACGTGGCTTTCAACAACATAACAAGGCTAGCATTTGGGAAACGTTTCATCAGCTCTGATGAAATAACTGATGAGCAAGGGAAAAGATTCAGAGCTCTTATTGCCAACGGAGTGAAGATAGGCGGATCACTCTCGGTGGCTGAGCACATTTCTTGGTTGCGTTGGGCATGCCCGTTTGACGAAGAGGCGTTTGCTCGACACGGAGCAAACAGAGACAAACTCACCAAGGAAATCATGGACGAACACGCTCTGGCACGCTCCAAGGGCGGCGTTGCCAAAAGCCACTTTGTGGATGCACTGTTTACCTTGAAGGACAAGTATGACTTAAGTATGGACACTATTATTGGACTTCTTTGG GATATGATGACTGCCGGTACAGACACCACATCAATTTCAGTTGAATGGGCTATGGCTGAGCTGATTAAGAACCCGAGGGTGCAACAAAAGGCTCAGGAGGAGCTAGATCGGGTTATTGGGCACGAACGGGTCATGACAGAAAATGATTTCTCAAACCTCCCTTACCTACAATGCGTAGCAAAGGAAGCACTGCGGTTGCACCCTCCAACACCACTAATGCTCCCCCACCATGCCAATGCCAATGTCAAGATTGGTGGGTACGACATCCCCAAGGGTTCGAATGTTCATGTTAATGTTTGGGCTATAGCGCGTGACCCCGCTGTCTGGAAAAACCCAAATGAGTTTCGACCGGAAAGGTTCTTAGAGGAAGATGTTGACATGAAAGGCCATGATTTTAGACTACTTCCATTTGGAGCAGGCAGGCGAGTGTGTCCCGGAGCTCAACTTGGTATCAACTTGGTTACCTCCATGTTGGGCCATCTGTTGCATCATTTCAGCTGGGCTCCGCCCGAAGGGGTGAAACCAGAGGAGATTGACTTGTCAGAAAATCCAGGTATGGTCACTTACATGGCAACCCCAGTACAAGTCGTGTCTACGCCGAGGCTCTCTTCACACTTGTACAAGCGAGTGGCCgcaaatatgtaa
- the LOC137717876 gene encoding cytochrome P450 98A2-like has protein sequence MALPGLLLPTSSIIIFIFLAYKLYQRLRFKLPPGPPPWPVVGNLYQIKPVRFRCYAEWAEKYGPIFSVWIGSTMNVVVSNTELAKEVLKENDQKLADRHRNRSTATFSRDGQDLIWADYGPHYVKVRKVCTLELFSAKRLEDLRPIREDEVTAMVESIFNHCTKPENHGKSLAVKKYLGNVAFNNITRLAFGKRFISSDEITDEQGKRFRALMANGVKISGSLSVAEHISWLRWACPFDEEAFSRHGANRDRLTKEIMDEHAQARSKGGVAKSHFVDALLTLKEKYDLSMDTVIGLLWDMMAAGTDTTAISVEWAMAELIKNPRVQQKAQEELDRVIGHERVMTENDFSNLPYLQCVAKEALRLHPPTPLMLPHRANADVKIGGYDIPKGSIVHVNVWAIARDPAVWKNPNEFRPERFLEEDVDMKGHDFRLLPFGAGRRVCPGAQLGINLVASMLGHLLHHFSWAPPEGVKPEEIDLSENPGIVTYMATPVQVVPTPRLPSHLYKRVAANM, from the exons ATGGCTCTCCCTGGACTACTTCTCCCCACTTCatcaatcatcatcttcatcttccttgCATACAAGCTCTACCAACGGCTCAGATTCAAGCTCCCACCCGGTCCACCTCCATGGCCCGTCGTCGGAAACCTCTACCAGATAAAGCCGGTGAGGTTCCGCTGCTACGCCGAGTGGGCAGAGAAATACGGGCCCATCTTCTCAGTGTGGATTGGATCCACAATGAACGTCGTAGTGAGCAACACAGAGCTTGCAAAGGAGGTGCTCAAGGAGAATGACCAGAAACTGGCTGACAGGCACAGGAACAGATCGACCGCAACGTTTAGCAGGGACGGTCAGGATCTTATCTGGGCTGACTATGGGCCGCACTACGTGAAGGTGAGGAAGGTGTGCACTCTTGAGCTTTTCTCTGCAAAGAGGCTTGAGGATCTCCGACCCATTAGAGAAGATGAGGTCACTGCTATGGTCGAGTCCATCTTCAACCACTGCACCAAACCTG AAAACCATGGGAAAAGTTTGGCAGTGAAGAAGTATTTGGGAAACGTGGCTTTCAACAACATAACAAGGCTAGCATTTGGGAAACGTTTCATCAGCTCCGATGAAATAACTGATGAGCAAGGGAAACGATTCAGAGCTCTTATGGCCAACGGGGTGAAAATAAGCGGATCGCTCTCGGTGGCTGAGCACATTTCTTGGTTGCGTTGGGCATGCCCGTTTGACGAAGAGGCGTTTTCTCGACACGGAGCAAACAGAGACAGACTCACCAAGGAAATCATGGATGAACACGCTCAGGCACGCTCCAAGGGCGGCGTTGCCAAGAGCCACTTTGTGGATGCATTGTTGACCTTGAAGGAAAAGTATGACCTTAGCATGGACACTGTTATTGGACTTCTTTGG GATATGATGGCTGCCGGTACAGACACCACAGCAATTTCAGTTGAATGGGCCATGGCTGAGCTGATTAAGAACCCGAGGGTGCAACAGAAGGCTCAAGAGGAGCTAGATCGGGTTATTGGGCACGAACGGGTCATGACAGAAAATGATTTCTCAAACCTCCCTTACCTACAATGTGTAGCAAAGGAAGCACTGCGGTTGCACCCTCCAACACCACTAATGCTCCCCCACCGAGCCAATGCCGATGTCAAGATTGGTGGCTACGACATCCCCAAGGGTTCGATTGTTCATGTTAATGTTTGGGCTATAGCACGTGATCCCGCTGTCTGGAAAAACCCAAATGAATTTCGACCTGAAAGGTTCCTAGAGGAAGATGTTGACATGAAAGGCCATGATTTTAGACTACTTCCATTTGGAGCAGGCAGGCGAGTATGTCCCGGAGCTCAACTCGGTATCAACTTGGTTGCCTCCATGTTGGGTCATCTGTTGCACCATTTCAGTTGGGCTCCCCCTGAAGGGGTGAAACCAGAGGAGATTGACTTGTCGGAAAATCCAGGGATAGTCACTTACATGGCAACCCCAGTACAAGTAGTGCCTACTCCAAGGCTCCCTTCACACTTGTACAAGCGTGTGGCcgcgaatatgtaa